The Calypte anna isolate BGI_N300 chromosome 2, bCalAnn1_v1.p, whole genome shotgun sequence genome includes a window with the following:
- the ASPH gene encoding aspartyl/asparaginyl beta-hydroxylase isoform X5 produces MASRKSSRGAGGSPSPGSKRETKHGGGKNGKKEGLSGSSFFTWFMVIALLGVWTSVAVVWFELVDYEEVLGKLGMYDADGDGDFDVEDAKVLLGLKERSVPAQPPSPDSEETAQPAEKSYVKSEFKNADMDLEDGIQSVLHEALHSPPGERHEDVGESRNDQWQMKEEIHGETFEAPTTDELIRELENEIPEAYETPDSIQKDADLLAEDLEAMEPEPYEAPVSYEYDVEVEKTVSYPDAPGDSELMLEDAMEHFIEDRVHDDYNEDRDQIIEDFDTGKELPESKIREDVGPEPEQSETRVQAEDYSNDDRVDT; encoded by the exons AGACTAAGCATGGAGGAGGCAAGAATGGAAAGAAGGAAGGCCTTTCTGGAAGCTCATTTTTCACCTGGTTTATGGTAATTGCATTGCTGGGAGTATGGACATCAGTAGCAGTTGTCTGGTTTGAACTTGTAGATTATGAAGAAGTTCTAG GCAAGCTTGGGATGTATGATgctgatggagatggagatTTTGATGTGGAAGATGCTAAAGTGTTGCTAG GCCTTAAAGAAAGAtctgtcccagcacagccaccttcACCAGACTCTGAGGAGACAGCCCAGCCTGCTGAGAAGTCATATGTCAAATCAG AGTTCAAGAATGCTGACATGGACTTGGAAGATGGAATTCAGTCTGTTCTTCATGAAGCTCTCCATTCTCCACCTG GAGAGAGACATGAAGATGTAGGTGAAAGTAGAAATGATCAGTGgcaaatgaaggaagaaatacaTGGAGAAACTTTTGAAGCTCCTACAACAGATGAGTTGATCAGAgaattagaaaatgaaatacCAGAAGCATATGAGACACCAGATTCAATTCAGAAAG ATGCTGATCTTTTGGCAGAAGATCTTGAAGCAATGGAGCCAGAACCATATGAAGCTCCAg TTTCATATGAATATGATGTAGAAGTGGAAAAGACAGTAAGTTATCCAGATGCTCCAG gtgACTCTGAGCTAATGCTAGAAGATGCTATGGAGCATTTCATAG aagatAGAGTACACGATGACTACAATGAAGACCGTG ATCAAATTATTGAAGATTTTGATACTGGTAAAGAGCTCCCAG AAAGTAAGATCAGAGAAGATGTGGGCCCTGAACCAGAACAATCAG AAACACGTGTTCAAGCTGAGGATTATTCAAACGATGATCGAGTGG ATACTTAA
- the ASPH gene encoding aspartyl/asparaginyl beta-hydroxylase isoform X7: MASRKSSRGAGGSPSPGSKRETKHGGGKNGKKEGLSGSSFFTWFMVIALLGVWTSVAVVWFELVDYEEVLGKLGMYDADGDGDFDVEDAKVLLGLKERSVPAQPPSPDSEETAQPAEKSYVKSEFKNADMDLEDGIQSVLHEALHSPPDADLLAEDLEAMEPEPYEAPVSYEYDVEVEKTVSYPDAPGDSELMLEDAMEHFIEDRVHDDYNEDRAVEDLPEEVNKATEPDQIIEDFDTGKELPVESKIREDVGPEPEQSETRVQAEDYSNDDRVDT; the protein is encoded by the exons AGACTAAGCATGGAGGAGGCAAGAATGGAAAGAAGGAAGGCCTTTCTGGAAGCTCATTTTTCACCTGGTTTATGGTAATTGCATTGCTGGGAGTATGGACATCAGTAGCAGTTGTCTGGTTTGAACTTGTAGATTATGAAGAAGTTCTAG GCAAGCTTGGGATGTATGATgctgatggagatggagatTTTGATGTGGAAGATGCTAAAGTGTTGCTAG GCCTTAAAGAAAGAtctgtcccagcacagccaccttcACCAGACTCTGAGGAGACAGCCCAGCCTGCTGAGAAGTCATATGTCAAATCAG AGTTCAAGAATGCTGACATGGACTTGGAAGATGGAATTCAGTCTGTTCTTCATGAAGCTCTCCATTCTCCACCTG ATGCTGATCTTTTGGCAGAAGATCTTGAAGCAATGGAGCCAGAACCATATGAAGCTCCAg TTTCATATGAATATGATGTAGAAGTGGAAAAGACAGTAAGTTATCCAGATGCTCCAG gtgACTCTGAGCTAATGCTAGAAGATGCTATGGAGCATTTCATAG aagatAGAGTACACGATGACTACAATGAAGACCGTG CTGTTGAGGACCTTCCAGAGGAGGTGAATAAAGCCACAGAGCCAG ATCAAATTATTGAAGATTTTGATACTGGTAAAGAGCTCCCAG TAGAAAGTAAGATCAGAGAAGATGTGGGCCCTGAACCAGAACAATCAG AAACACGTGTTCAAGCTGAGGATTATTCAAACGATGATCGAGTGG ATACTTAA
- the ASPH gene encoding aspartyl/asparaginyl beta-hydroxylase isoform X3 codes for MASRKSSRGAGGSPSPGSKRETKHGGGKNGKKEGLSGSSFFTWFMVIALLGVWTSVAVVWFELVDYEEVLGKLGMYDADGDGDFDVEDAKVLLGLKERSVPAQPPSPDSEETAQPAEKSYVKSEFKNADMDLEDGIQSVLHEALHSPPGERHEDVGESRNDQWQMKEEIHGETFEAPTTDELIRELENEIPEAYETPDSIQKDADLLAEDLEAMEPEPYEAPVSYEYDVEVEKTVSYPDAPGDSELMLEDAMEHFIEDRVHDDYNEDRDQIIEDFDTGKELPVESKIREDVGPEPEQSETRVQAEDYSNDDRVDT; via the exons AGACTAAGCATGGAGGAGGCAAGAATGGAAAGAAGGAAGGCCTTTCTGGAAGCTCATTTTTCACCTGGTTTATGGTAATTGCATTGCTGGGAGTATGGACATCAGTAGCAGTTGTCTGGTTTGAACTTGTAGATTATGAAGAAGTTCTAG GCAAGCTTGGGATGTATGATgctgatggagatggagatTTTGATGTGGAAGATGCTAAAGTGTTGCTAG GCCTTAAAGAAAGAtctgtcccagcacagccaccttcACCAGACTCTGAGGAGACAGCCCAGCCTGCTGAGAAGTCATATGTCAAATCAG AGTTCAAGAATGCTGACATGGACTTGGAAGATGGAATTCAGTCTGTTCTTCATGAAGCTCTCCATTCTCCACCTG GAGAGAGACATGAAGATGTAGGTGAAAGTAGAAATGATCAGTGgcaaatgaaggaagaaatacaTGGAGAAACTTTTGAAGCTCCTACAACAGATGAGTTGATCAGAgaattagaaaatgaaatacCAGAAGCATATGAGACACCAGATTCAATTCAGAAAG ATGCTGATCTTTTGGCAGAAGATCTTGAAGCAATGGAGCCAGAACCATATGAAGCTCCAg TTTCATATGAATATGATGTAGAAGTGGAAAAGACAGTAAGTTATCCAGATGCTCCAG gtgACTCTGAGCTAATGCTAGAAGATGCTATGGAGCATTTCATAG aagatAGAGTACACGATGACTACAATGAAGACCGTG ATCAAATTATTGAAGATTTTGATACTGGTAAAGAGCTCCCAG TAGAAAGTAAGATCAGAGAAGATGTGGGCCCTGAACCAGAACAATCAG AAACACGTGTTCAAGCTGAGGATTATTCAAACGATGATCGAGTGG ATACTTAA
- the ASPH gene encoding aspartyl/asparaginyl beta-hydroxylase isoform X2 yields the protein MASRKSSRGAGGSPSPGSKRETKHGGGKNGKKEGLSGSSFFTWFMVIALLGVWTSVAVVWFELVDYEEVLGKLGMYDADGDGDFDVEDAKVLLGLKERSVPAQPPSPDSEETAQPAEKSYVKSEFKNADMDLEDGIQSVLHEALHSPPGERHEDVGESRNDQWQMKEEIHGETFEAPTTDELIRELENEIPEAYETPDSIQKDADLLAEDLEAMEPEPYEAPVSYEYDVEVEKTVSYPDAPGDSELMLEDAMEHFIEDRVHDDYNEDRAVEDLPEEVNKATEPDQIIEDFDTGKELPESKIREDVGPEPEQSETRVQAEDYSNDDRVDT from the exons AGACTAAGCATGGAGGAGGCAAGAATGGAAAGAAGGAAGGCCTTTCTGGAAGCTCATTTTTCACCTGGTTTATGGTAATTGCATTGCTGGGAGTATGGACATCAGTAGCAGTTGTCTGGTTTGAACTTGTAGATTATGAAGAAGTTCTAG GCAAGCTTGGGATGTATGATgctgatggagatggagatTTTGATGTGGAAGATGCTAAAGTGTTGCTAG GCCTTAAAGAAAGAtctgtcccagcacagccaccttcACCAGACTCTGAGGAGACAGCCCAGCCTGCTGAGAAGTCATATGTCAAATCAG AGTTCAAGAATGCTGACATGGACTTGGAAGATGGAATTCAGTCTGTTCTTCATGAAGCTCTCCATTCTCCACCTG GAGAGAGACATGAAGATGTAGGTGAAAGTAGAAATGATCAGTGgcaaatgaaggaagaaatacaTGGAGAAACTTTTGAAGCTCCTACAACAGATGAGTTGATCAGAgaattagaaaatgaaatacCAGAAGCATATGAGACACCAGATTCAATTCAGAAAG ATGCTGATCTTTTGGCAGAAGATCTTGAAGCAATGGAGCCAGAACCATATGAAGCTCCAg TTTCATATGAATATGATGTAGAAGTGGAAAAGACAGTAAGTTATCCAGATGCTCCAG gtgACTCTGAGCTAATGCTAGAAGATGCTATGGAGCATTTCATAG aagatAGAGTACACGATGACTACAATGAAGACCGTG CTGTTGAGGACCTTCCAGAGGAGGTGAATAAAGCCACAGAGCCAG ATCAAATTATTGAAGATTTTGATACTGGTAAAGAGCTCCCAG AAAGTAAGATCAGAGAAGATGTGGGCCCTGAACCAGAACAATCAG AAACACGTGTTCAAGCTGAGGATTATTCAAACGATGATCGAGTGG ATACTTAA
- the ASPH gene encoding aspartyl/asparaginyl beta-hydroxylase isoform X1, with the protein MASRKSSRGAGGSPSPGSKRETKHGGGKNGKKEGLSGSSFFTWFMVIALLGVWTSVAVVWFELVDYEEVLGKLGMYDADGDGDFDVEDAKVLLGLKERSVPAQPPSPDSEETAQPAEKSYVKSEFKNADMDLEDGIQSVLHEALHSPPGERHEDVGESRNDQWQMKEEIHGETFEAPTTDELIRELENEIPEAYETPDSIQKDADLLAEDLEAMEPEPYEAPVSYEYDVEVEKTVSYPDAPGDSELMLEDAMEHFIEDRVHDDYNEDRAVEDLPEEVNKATEPDQIIEDFDTGKELPVESKIREDVGPEPEQSETRVQAEDYSNDDRVDT; encoded by the exons AGACTAAGCATGGAGGAGGCAAGAATGGAAAGAAGGAAGGCCTTTCTGGAAGCTCATTTTTCACCTGGTTTATGGTAATTGCATTGCTGGGAGTATGGACATCAGTAGCAGTTGTCTGGTTTGAACTTGTAGATTATGAAGAAGTTCTAG GCAAGCTTGGGATGTATGATgctgatggagatggagatTTTGATGTGGAAGATGCTAAAGTGTTGCTAG GCCTTAAAGAAAGAtctgtcccagcacagccaccttcACCAGACTCTGAGGAGACAGCCCAGCCTGCTGAGAAGTCATATGTCAAATCAG AGTTCAAGAATGCTGACATGGACTTGGAAGATGGAATTCAGTCTGTTCTTCATGAAGCTCTCCATTCTCCACCTG GAGAGAGACATGAAGATGTAGGTGAAAGTAGAAATGATCAGTGgcaaatgaaggaagaaatacaTGGAGAAACTTTTGAAGCTCCTACAACAGATGAGTTGATCAGAgaattagaaaatgaaatacCAGAAGCATATGAGACACCAGATTCAATTCAGAAAG ATGCTGATCTTTTGGCAGAAGATCTTGAAGCAATGGAGCCAGAACCATATGAAGCTCCAg TTTCATATGAATATGATGTAGAAGTGGAAAAGACAGTAAGTTATCCAGATGCTCCAG gtgACTCTGAGCTAATGCTAGAAGATGCTATGGAGCATTTCATAG aagatAGAGTACACGATGACTACAATGAAGACCGTG CTGTTGAGGACCTTCCAGAGGAGGTGAATAAAGCCACAGAGCCAG ATCAAATTATTGAAGATTTTGATACTGGTAAAGAGCTCCCAG TAGAAAGTAAGATCAGAGAAGATGTGGGCCCTGAACCAGAACAATCAG AAACACGTGTTCAAGCTGAGGATTATTCAAACGATGATCGAGTGG ATACTTAA
- the ASPH gene encoding aspartyl/asparaginyl beta-hydroxylase isoform X6, with the protein MVIALLGVWTSVAVVWFELVDYEEVLGKLGMYDADGDGDFDVEDAKVLLGLKERSVPAQPPSPDSEETAQPAEKSYVKSEFKNADMDLEDGIQSVLHEALHSPPGERHEDVGESRNDQWQMKEEIHGETFEAPTTDELIRELENEIPEAYETPDSIQKDADLLAEDLEAMEPEPYEAPVSYEYDVEVEKTVSYPDAPGDSELMLEDAMEHFIEDRVHDDYNEDRAVEDLPEEVNKATEPDQIIEDFDTGKELPVESKIREDVGPEPEQSETRVQAEDYSNDDRVDT; encoded by the exons ATGGTAATTGCATTGCTGGGAGTATGGACATCAGTAGCAGTTGTCTGGTTTGAACTTGTAGATTATGAAGAAGTTCTAG GCAAGCTTGGGATGTATGATgctgatggagatggagatTTTGATGTGGAAGATGCTAAAGTGTTGCTAG GCCTTAAAGAAAGAtctgtcccagcacagccaccttcACCAGACTCTGAGGAGACAGCCCAGCCTGCTGAGAAGTCATATGTCAAATCAG AGTTCAAGAATGCTGACATGGACTTGGAAGATGGAATTCAGTCTGTTCTTCATGAAGCTCTCCATTCTCCACCTG GAGAGAGACATGAAGATGTAGGTGAAAGTAGAAATGATCAGTGgcaaatgaaggaagaaatacaTGGAGAAACTTTTGAAGCTCCTACAACAGATGAGTTGATCAGAgaattagaaaatgaaatacCAGAAGCATATGAGACACCAGATTCAATTCAGAAAG ATGCTGATCTTTTGGCAGAAGATCTTGAAGCAATGGAGCCAGAACCATATGAAGCTCCAg TTTCATATGAATATGATGTAGAAGTGGAAAAGACAGTAAGTTATCCAGATGCTCCAG gtgACTCTGAGCTAATGCTAGAAGATGCTATGGAGCATTTCATAG aagatAGAGTACACGATGACTACAATGAAGACCGTG CTGTTGAGGACCTTCCAGAGGAGGTGAATAAAGCCACAGAGCCAG ATCAAATTATTGAAGATTTTGATACTGGTAAAGAGCTCCCAG TAGAAAGTAAGATCAGAGAAGATGTGGGCCCTGAACCAGAACAATCAG AAACACGTGTTCAAGCTGAGGATTATTCAAACGATGATCGAGTGG ATACTTAA
- the ASPH gene encoding aspartyl/asparaginyl beta-hydroxylase isoform X4 yields the protein MADDTETKHGGGKNGKKEGLSGSSFFTWFMVIALLGVWTSVAVVWFELVDYEEVLGKLGMYDADGDGDFDVEDAKVLLGLKERSVPAQPPSPDSEETAQPAEKSYVKSEFKNADMDLEDGIQSVLHEALHSPPGERHEDVGESRNDQWQMKEEIHGETFEAPTTDELIRELENEIPEAYETPDSIQKDADLLAEDLEAMEPEPYEAPVSYEYDVEVEKTVSYPDAPGDSELMLEDAMEHFIEDRVHDDYNEDRAVEDLPEEVNKATEPDQIIEDFDTGKELPVESKIREDVGPEPEQSETRVQAEDYSNDDRVDT from the exons ATGGCTGATGACACAG AGACTAAGCATGGAGGAGGCAAGAATGGAAAGAAGGAAGGCCTTTCTGGAAGCTCATTTTTCACCTGGTTTATGGTAATTGCATTGCTGGGAGTATGGACATCAGTAGCAGTTGTCTGGTTTGAACTTGTAGATTATGAAGAAGTTCTAG GCAAGCTTGGGATGTATGATgctgatggagatggagatTTTGATGTGGAAGATGCTAAAGTGTTGCTAG GCCTTAAAGAAAGAtctgtcccagcacagccaccttcACCAGACTCTGAGGAGACAGCCCAGCCTGCTGAGAAGTCATATGTCAAATCAG AGTTCAAGAATGCTGACATGGACTTGGAAGATGGAATTCAGTCTGTTCTTCATGAAGCTCTCCATTCTCCACCTG GAGAGAGACATGAAGATGTAGGTGAAAGTAGAAATGATCAGTGgcaaatgaaggaagaaatacaTGGAGAAACTTTTGAAGCTCCTACAACAGATGAGTTGATCAGAgaattagaaaatgaaatacCAGAAGCATATGAGACACCAGATTCAATTCAGAAAG ATGCTGATCTTTTGGCAGAAGATCTTGAAGCAATGGAGCCAGAACCATATGAAGCTCCAg TTTCATATGAATATGATGTAGAAGTGGAAAAGACAGTAAGTTATCCAGATGCTCCAG gtgACTCTGAGCTAATGCTAGAAGATGCTATGGAGCATTTCATAG aagatAGAGTACACGATGACTACAATGAAGACCGTG CTGTTGAGGACCTTCCAGAGGAGGTGAATAAAGCCACAGAGCCAG ATCAAATTATTGAAGATTTTGATACTGGTAAAGAGCTCCCAG TAGAAAGTAAGATCAGAGAAGATGTGGGCCCTGAACCAGAACAATCAG AAACACGTGTTCAAGCTGAGGATTATTCAAACGATGATCGAGTGG ATACTTAA
- the ASPH gene encoding aspartyl/asparaginyl beta-hydroxylase isoform X9 — protein MADDTETKHGGGKNGKKEGLSGSSFFTWFMVIALLGVWTSVAVVWFELVDYEEVLGKLGMYDADGDGDFDVEDAKVLLGEEPGGVAKKKTKVKVKDTIKESLKKLREKQESKKEDIKDEEEKKKARRGKDATDRKDKKAVDLSKLKKDSDKAKRDREKEKGLDKSVKSKDATKKSASEKDGTMQAGKDKETKKIAKNPSKEDKKEKK, from the exons ATGGCTGATGACACAG AGACTAAGCATGGAGGAGGCAAGAATGGAAAGAAGGAAGGCCTTTCTGGAAGCTCATTTTTCACCTGGTTTATGGTAATTGCATTGCTGGGAGTATGGACATCAGTAGCAGTTGTCTGGTTTGAACTTGTAGATTATGAAGAAGTTCTAG GCAAGCTTGGGATGTATGATgctgatggagatggagatTTTGATGTGGAAGATGCTAAAGTGTTGCTAG GTGAGGAACCAGGAGGGGTAGCCAAGAAAAAAACTAAAGTcaaag taaaagacaCTATAAAAGAATCGCTCAAGAAATTGAGGGAGAAGCAGGAATCCAAGAAGGAAGACatcaaagatgaggaagaaaaaaagaaagccaggaGGGGAAAAGATGCTACTGATCGGAAAGACAAGAAAGCTGTTGATCTGAGTAAATTAAAGAAAGATTCTGACAAAGCTAAAAGggacagagaaaaggaaaaaggccTAGATAAGAGTGTAAAATCCAAGGATGCTACAAAAAAATCAGCCAGTGAAAAGGATGGTACTATGCAGGCgggaaaagacaaagaaacaaaaaagatagCTAAAAACCCATCCAaggaagacaagaaagaaaagaaataa
- the ASPH gene encoding aspartyl/asparaginyl beta-hydroxylase isoform X8, with protein sequence MASRKSSRGAGGSPSPGSKRETKHGGGKNGKKEGLSGSSFFTWFMVIALLGVWTSVAVVWFELVDYEEVLGKLGMYDADGDGDFDVEDAKVLLGEEPGGVAKKKTKVKVKDTIKESLKKLREKQESKKEDIKDEEEKKKARRGKDATDRKDKKAVDLSKLKKDSDKAKRDREKEKGLDKSVKSKDATKKSASEKDGTMQAGKDKETKKIAKNPSKEDKKEKK encoded by the exons AGACTAAGCATGGAGGAGGCAAGAATGGAAAGAAGGAAGGCCTTTCTGGAAGCTCATTTTTCACCTGGTTTATGGTAATTGCATTGCTGGGAGTATGGACATCAGTAGCAGTTGTCTGGTTTGAACTTGTAGATTATGAAGAAGTTCTAG GCAAGCTTGGGATGTATGATgctgatggagatggagatTTTGATGTGGAAGATGCTAAAGTGTTGCTAG GTGAGGAACCAGGAGGGGTAGCCAAGAAAAAAACTAAAGTcaaag taaaagacaCTATAAAAGAATCGCTCAAGAAATTGAGGGAGAAGCAGGAATCCAAGAAGGAAGACatcaaagatgaggaagaaaaaaagaaagccaggaGGGGAAAAGATGCTACTGATCGGAAAGACAAGAAAGCTGTTGATCTGAGTAAATTAAAGAAAGATTCTGACAAAGCTAAAAGggacagagaaaaggaaaaaggccTAGATAAGAGTGTAAAATCCAAGGATGCTACAAAAAAATCAGCCAGTGAAAAGGATGGTACTATGCAGGCgggaaaagacaaagaaacaaaaaagatagCTAAAAACCCATCCAaggaagacaagaaagaaaagaaataa